Proteins from a single region of Starkeya sp. ORNL1:
- a CDS encoding methanol/ethanol family PQQ-dependent dehydrogenase has protein sequence MRSAGVGVILAAGLVAALGNEDVLKRIQDPTQQVLQTVDYANTRYSRLDQINAGNVGKLQVAWSFSTGVLRGHEGGPLVVDGVMYLHTPFPNIVYALDLDHDGRILWKYEPRQEQQVAGIMCCDLVYRGLAYADGMVFLHQADTTIVALDARTGEKKWSVANGDPKKGESNTATVMPVKDKLIVGIAGAEFGARGHLSAYNIKDGTLAWRAYSTGPDADLLIEPEKTTELGKPVGKDSSLRSWQGEQWKIGGGATWGWFAYDPKLNLVYYGSANPSTWNPSQRPGDNKWSMTIFARDADTGVARWVYQMTPHDQWDYDGVNEMILTDQAVDGKPTPLLTHFDRNGFAYTLNRATGELLVAEKYDATVNWASKVDTDRSSPTYGRPVLDPAHGTEAQGEDVTYSGICPAAIGAKNQQPAAYSPKTQLMYVPTSHMCMDYEPFHVDYVAGQPYVGATLSMYPAAGGDGRTGGFIAWDNVKGRIVWSVPERFSVWSGALATAGDVVFYGTLEGYLKAVDALTGKELYRFKTPSGIVGNVTTYEHRGRQYVAVLSGVGGWAGIGLAAGLTDPNAGSGAKDAYAALGSYTALGGQLTVFALPDGR, from the coding sequence GTGCGCAGTGCCGGCGTCGGCGTCATCCTCGCTGCCGGGCTGGTGGCGGCGCTCGGCAATGAGGACGTGCTGAAGCGCATCCAGGACCCGACGCAGCAAGTGCTCCAGACGGTCGACTACGCCAACACCCGCTACTCCCGCCTCGACCAGATCAATGCGGGCAATGTCGGCAAGCTCCAGGTGGCGTGGAGCTTCTCGACCGGCGTGCTGCGCGGCCATGAGGGCGGCCCGCTCGTCGTCGACGGCGTGATGTACCTGCACACCCCCTTCCCCAACATCGTCTATGCGCTCGACCTCGACCATGACGGCCGCATCCTGTGGAAGTACGAGCCGCGGCAGGAGCAGCAGGTCGCCGGCATCATGTGCTGCGACCTGGTCTATCGCGGCCTCGCTTATGCGGACGGCATGGTCTTCCTGCATCAGGCCGACACCACCATCGTCGCGCTCGATGCCCGCACCGGCGAGAAGAAGTGGTCGGTGGCGAACGGCGATCCGAAGAAGGGTGAATCCAACACCGCGACGGTGATGCCGGTGAAGGACAAGCTGATCGTCGGCATCGCCGGCGCCGAGTTCGGCGCGCGCGGCCACCTCAGCGCCTACAACATCAAGGACGGCACGCTGGCCTGGCGTGCCTACAGCACCGGCCCGGACGCCGACCTGCTGATCGAACCGGAAAAGACCACCGAGCTCGGCAAGCCGGTCGGCAAGGACTCCTCGCTTAGGAGCTGGCAGGGCGAGCAGTGGAAGATCGGCGGCGGCGCGACCTGGGGCTGGTTCGCCTACGACCCGAAGCTCAACCTCGTCTATTATGGCAGCGCCAATCCCTCGACATGGAACCCCTCGCAGCGCCCCGGCGACAATAAATGGTCGATGACGATCTTCGCGCGCGATGCCGATACCGGCGTCGCTCGCTGGGTCTACCAGATGACCCCGCACGACCAGTGGGACTATGACGGCGTCAACGAGATGATCCTGACCGACCAGGCCGTCGACGGAAAACCGACGCCGCTGCTCACCCATTTCGACCGCAACGGCTTCGCCTACACGCTTAACCGCGCGACCGGAGAGTTGCTGGTCGCCGAGAAATACGATGCGACGGTGAACTGGGCCAGCAAGGTCGATACGGACAGGAGCAGCCCGACCTATGGCCGGCCGGTCCTCGACCCGGCGCATGGCACCGAGGCGCAGGGCGAGGATGTCACCTATTCCGGCATCTGTCCGGCGGCGATCGGCGCCAAGAACCAGCAGCCGGCGGCCTACTCCCCGAAAACCCAGCTCATGTACGTGCCGACGAGCCACATGTGCATGGATTACGAGCCGTTCCATGTCGACTATGTCGCTGGCCAGCCCTATGTCGGCGCCACGCTGTCGATGTATCCGGCGGCGGGCGGCGACGGGCGCACCGGCGGCTTCATCGCCTGGGACAATGTGAAGGGGAGGATCGTCTGGTCGGTGCCGGAGCGTTTCTCGGTCTGGTCCGGCGCCCTCGCCACCGCCGGCGACGTCGTGTTCTACGGCACGCTGGAAGGCTATCTGAAGGCGGTCGACGCCCTCACCGGCAAGGAACTCTACCGCTTCAAGACCCCTTCCGGCATCGTCGGCAACGTCACGACCTATGAGCACCGGGGCCGCCAGTATGTCGCGGTACTGTCGGGGGTCGGCGGCTGGGCGGGGATCGGATTGGCCGCCGGCCTGACGGACCCGAATGCCGGCTCCGGCGCCAAGGATGCCTATGCCGCGCTCGGCAGCTACACCGCGCTCGGCGGGCAGCTCACGGTGTTCGCGCTGCCCGACGGCCGGTGA